A genome region from Crossiella equi includes the following:
- a CDS encoding non-ribosomal peptide synthetase/type I polyketide synthase: MTDHQGRIAVIGIGCRLPGGASDHRSYWQNLVSGKDCLTDTPPDRYDVRTLGSRDKTKPGRLVGGRGGYIDGFDEFDPAFFGISPREAEHMDPQQRKLLEVAWEALEDGGQKPGELAGTDVGVFVGAFTLDYKIVQFADLSFQTLAAHTATGTMMTMVSNRISYCFDFQGPSVSIDTACSSSLVAVHLACQSLQRGETGLALAGGTLLHLTPQYTIAETKGGFLSPEGRSRTFDASANGYVRAEGVGVVALKRLEDAQCDGDPIHAVIIGSGVNQDGRTNGITVPNADAQVRLIERVCANAGITPGSLQYMEAHGTSTPVGDPIEAGALGRALAVGRKPGDKVYVGSVKTNIGHTESAAGIAGLIKTTLALKHKQIPPHINLETVNPAIDLDNLPYDIPRELTPWPAHEGPARAGVNSFGFGGTNAHVVLEEAPPRPRVQATPKPGLNVLPLSAKDPAAFPELAKGILGELDRAEPTSTALADLAHTLAHRRQHLDHRLSIVYADRDSLAARLSEFANGETHPHVLTGTVQDGKLAWVFTGMGPQWWAMGRELFETEPVYRAVIERCDGLIREIGGWSLIEHLNADESDSEMSQTWLAQPANFAVQIALAALWRAHGVTPDAIVGHSTGEIAAFYEAGVYTLEEAVTVAVHRSRLQQKLIGTGTMLAVSLTEDAARARVAPYGDRVSVAAVNSPTAITLAGDADALAEIEAALKADQVFAKFLTVGVPYHSARMNLIKDELLLCLGGLAPKRATVPLYLTAFEGEIAHGTELDAMYWWHNVRDSVFFRAAVDQMVLNGYRTFLEIGPHPVLAHSIKECLEARETTGHTVPSIRRLEDERARFAMSLATLHNLGTALDWTALHPHAETVPLPRYPWKRDRYWVAPAAVEQVRLGQLDHPLLGRRLTGADPVWQVDLDPERLPYLTDHRIQDQVLFPGAGYVEMAAQAVTALTGSPSATLADIELRKGLFLPEDSPKTVQLTLHEGEFTIASLGAEPTVHCTGVVRPSQPRRLNTPLDTAAIRARAVRHLGRAECYTALAGLGYHYGPAFQGITEVWVGEGEALARVEPTPELAGDAAGHHLHPVLLDACFQTLLTPQILTAPEGGTGIRLPLSIAELRTSPVGDQALWVHATITREDADELVGDLALHAVDGGPLGRVTGFRAADVEKATTSVGLATIDGWLAETVWRPAPRPEAELVPGSTLILADRAGLGDWLADLLVARGGRVTVVRRGEHFEPDGHDAVVHLWNLDLPTLDRAVTGDFAEYTGHGAYSLVELAQRLTGGRLHIVTRGAQPVGESPVEPLGAPAWGIGRVLWYQELLACRGKLIDLDPATAEDLEGEARALLAELSTVDEDEIALRGEERYTSRLAPAADLARPLPPRLRGDGAYLVTGAFGALGKLLCRTLVKRGARTLILVGRSANDPEFLAGLAEAGVRAVTAKLDITDEAAFTSWLAEYRRTGQPIRGVFHLAGQVRDTLVPEMDRATFDAAANPKILGGHLLHRHLAEEPLEHFVLFASVASVLTTAGQTNYAAGNAFLDALAHRRRAEGQPALSLDWGPWATGMIEELGLIEHYRNSRGMTSLAPETGMAVLERVLGQDKAQLLVATVVDWPVFLSWYSVPPPLVQDLAANAAGPAAEGTGFLEEFRAAGPEERSRLVAERFTEIVSTVLRVNADQVDPAAGLSVLGLDSLLAMELRARINTELRVALPVVALLSNAPIAELAEKVHDGLTGLLADDGAGDGAVVELFTDETQFPLTQNQKAQFFLRQLDPDGFAYNIGGAVEVRTELDPELMFQAVRAMLVRHPQLRTSFLLEKGHAVQRVNETPREDVKLFSVEDRSWDEIHQMIIEEYRKPYDLEHDALIRFRLFRRAPDRWIIMKAVHHIISDAISTFTFIEELLETYEGLRAGTPVELPPVPARYLDFLNWQNQFLASREADGMLAYWRDHLPAQVPVLNLPTDKPRPLVMTHNGASEFFTLDTGLTSAVHELARQHNATPFMVLLAAYYLLLHRYTGQEELVVGSPVTGRTQEEFGSVYGYFVNPLPLHTSLAGEPTIGELIQQVRTTVLNGLDNQEYPFVLLVDKLGLQHDPSRSAVFQAMFILLHHKVATEKYGYRLDYIELPEEEGQFDLTLSAYEDEAEKRFHCVFKYNTDLFHAETVRRLSRHFTTVLSGLVSAPESTRSTRLALLEEPEQQRLLREWSGADRRLPVQRPVTELVTAAALRTPDAVAVNKPGGAALTYRELDRESTAVAHRLRELGVTTGSVVALCLPKSPRLVTTLLAVLKAGAAYLPLDPGHPADRLAFMVEHAGAGLVVTEDTLDTLFEPASATDNPLPEVSLTDPAYVIYTSGSTGRPKAARISHHSLASAYTAWQEEYCLDGEVRTHLQLASFAFDVFTGDLVRALCSGGRLVLVDRDLLFDTSALYEAMVREGVDCAEFVPAVVRGLMTHCESSGERLDFLRLLIVGSDSWKVGEYRRLRALCGPQTRVVNSYGLTETTIDSTYFEGPVDGLEAGAGVPIGRPFPNTELYVLDAHGDLVPPGVGGELWIGGDGVGEGYVNDAEQTALRFLTRQLGDRRIRLYRTGDLARWDADGRVHLLGRADGQVKVRGHRVELGEIEAELAAWPGLAQAVVTVHSENGESSLRAYCVGEDLDFGELRASLAERLPTFMIPAHFLALDEVPLTANGKLDLAALPEPEAGEDVPYEAPVTLYEQRMAKHWSSLLGVEQVGLRHDFFECGGSSIKLIELIYHLGAEFNISIPVSQLFTVTTLHGMAKTVEHIITGRLGGAQPYLVFNRAGEDNVFCFPPAGGHGLVYRQLAEITPGRRFTAFNYLTGEDKVARYADLCEQLQPGEPYRLFGYSLGGNLAFEVAKELERRGREVSHVVIMDSRRTPETYELGPEHLAQFEHELAEHLLRHTGSEIIAEETLGQAREYLEFASRTPNTGQVRAEVAVISDEHKLDWYAADAPGSWYEASERTAAVHRGSGAHAEMLDGDHLAHNAALLAAVLNGGDTDVR; encoded by the coding sequence GTGACGGACCACCAGGGCCGGATCGCGGTCATCGGCATCGGCTGCCGCTTACCCGGCGGCGCGTCGGACCACCGCAGCTACTGGCAGAACCTCGTTTCCGGCAAGGACTGCCTGACCGACACCCCGCCCGACCGCTACGACGTGCGCACCCTCGGCAGCCGCGACAAGACCAAGCCGGGCAGGCTCGTCGGCGGCCGCGGCGGCTACATCGACGGGTTCGACGAGTTCGACCCCGCCTTCTTCGGCATCAGCCCGCGCGAGGCCGAGCACATGGACCCGCAGCAGCGCAAGCTCCTCGAGGTCGCCTGGGAAGCCCTCGAGGACGGCGGGCAGAAGCCGGGCGAGCTCGCGGGCACCGACGTCGGCGTGTTCGTCGGCGCGTTCACCCTGGACTACAAGATCGTCCAGTTCGCCGACCTCAGCTTCCAGACCCTGGCCGCGCACACCGCCACCGGCACCATGATGACGATGGTGTCCAACCGGATCTCGTACTGCTTCGACTTCCAGGGCCCCAGCGTCTCCATCGACACCGCCTGCTCCTCCTCCCTGGTCGCCGTGCACCTGGCGTGCCAGAGCCTGCAACGCGGCGAGACCGGGCTGGCCCTGGCCGGGGGCACGCTGCTGCACCTCACGCCGCAGTACACCATCGCCGAGACCAAGGGCGGCTTCCTGTCGCCGGAGGGCAGGTCGCGCACCTTCGACGCCTCCGCCAACGGGTACGTCCGCGCTGAGGGGGTCGGCGTGGTCGCGCTCAAGCGCCTGGAGGACGCCCAGTGCGACGGCGACCCCATCCACGCGGTCATCATCGGCTCCGGCGTCAACCAGGACGGCCGCACCAACGGCATCACCGTGCCCAACGCCGACGCCCAGGTGCGCCTCATCGAGCGCGTGTGCGCCAACGCGGGCATCACCCCGGGCAGCCTCCAGTACATGGAGGCGCACGGCACCTCCACCCCCGTCGGCGACCCGATCGAGGCCGGCGCGCTCGGCCGGGCCCTGGCCGTCGGCCGCAAGCCCGGCGACAAGGTCTACGTCGGCTCGGTCAAGACCAATATCGGGCACACCGAGTCCGCCGCGGGCATCGCGGGTCTGATCAAGACCACGCTCGCGTTGAAGCACAAGCAGATCCCGCCGCACATCAACCTCGAGACGGTCAACCCCGCCATCGACCTGGACAACCTGCCCTACGACATCCCGCGCGAGCTCACCCCGTGGCCCGCGCACGAGGGCCCGGCCCGGGCGGGCGTGAACTCCTTCGGCTTCGGCGGCACCAACGCGCACGTGGTGCTGGAGGAGGCCCCGCCGCGCCCGCGCGTGCAGGCCACACCGAAGCCCGGTCTGAACGTGCTCCCGTTGAGCGCCAAGGACCCGGCCGCGTTCCCGGAGCTCGCCAAGGGGATCCTCGGGGAACTGGACCGCGCTGAGCCGACCAGCACCGCACTGGCCGACCTCGCCCACACCCTGGCACACCGCCGCCAGCACCTGGACCACCGCCTGTCCATCGTCTACGCCGACCGCGACTCCCTGGCCGCCCGGCTGTCCGAGTTCGCCAACGGCGAAACGCACCCGCACGTGCTCACCGGCACCGTGCAGGACGGCAAGCTGGCCTGGGTGTTCACCGGCATGGGCCCGCAGTGGTGGGCCATGGGCCGGGAGCTGTTCGAGACCGAACCGGTCTACCGCGCGGTGATCGAACGCTGCGACGGGCTCATCCGCGAGATCGGCGGCTGGTCGCTCATCGAGCACCTCAACGCCGACGAGTCGGACTCGGAGATGAGCCAGACCTGGCTCGCCCAGCCCGCCAACTTCGCCGTGCAGATCGCCCTGGCCGCGCTGTGGCGCGCGCACGGCGTCACCCCGGACGCCATCGTCGGCCACTCCACCGGTGAGATCGCCGCCTTCTACGAGGCGGGCGTCTACACCCTGGAGGAGGCCGTCACCGTCGCGGTGCACCGCTCCCGCCTGCAGCAGAAGCTGATCGGCACCGGCACCATGCTCGCGGTCTCGCTCACCGAGGACGCCGCCCGCGCCCGCGTGGCCCCCTACGGCGACCGCGTGTCGGTGGCCGCGGTCAACAGCCCGACCGCGATCACCCTGGCCGGGGACGCGGACGCCCTGGCCGAGATCGAGGCCGCGCTCAAGGCCGACCAGGTCTTCGCGAAGTTCCTCACCGTCGGCGTGCCCTACCACTCCGCGCGGATGAACCTGATCAAGGACGAGCTGCTGCTCTGCCTGGGCGGCCTGGCCCCCAAGCGCGCCACCGTCCCGCTGTACCTGACCGCCTTCGAGGGCGAGATCGCGCACGGCACCGAGCTGGACGCGATGTACTGGTGGCACAACGTCCGCGACTCGGTCTTCTTCCGCGCGGCCGTGGACCAGATGGTGCTCAACGGCTACCGCACCTTCCTGGAGATCGGCCCGCACCCGGTGCTCGCGCACTCCATCAAGGAGTGCCTGGAGGCCCGGGAGACCACCGGCCACACCGTGCCCTCGATCCGCCGCCTGGAGGACGAGCGCGCCCGCTTCGCGATGTCGCTGGCCACCCTGCACAACCTCGGCACCGCCCTGGACTGGACCGCGCTGCACCCGCACGCCGAGACCGTGCCGCTGCCCCGCTACCCGTGGAAGCGCGACCGCTACTGGGTCGCCCCGGCCGCCGTGGAGCAGGTCCGCCTCGGCCAGCTCGACCACCCGCTGCTCGGCCGCAGGCTGACCGGCGCCGACCCGGTGTGGCAGGTCGACCTCGACCCCGAGCGGCTGCCGTACCTGACCGACCACCGCATCCAGGACCAGGTGCTGTTCCCGGGCGCGGGCTACGTGGAGATGGCCGCGCAGGCCGTCACCGCGCTCACCGGCTCCCCCTCGGCCACCCTGGCCGACATCGAGCTGCGCAAGGGCCTGTTCCTGCCCGAGGACAGCCCGAAGACCGTGCAGCTGACCCTGCACGAGGGCGAGTTCACCATCGCCTCGCTGGGTGCCGAGCCGACCGTGCACTGCACCGGTGTGGTCCGCCCGAGCCAGCCGCGGCGGCTGAACACGCCCCTGGACACCGCGGCCATCCGCGCCCGCGCCGTGCGCCACCTCGGCCGCGCCGAGTGCTACACCGCGCTGGCCGGGCTGGGCTACCACTACGGCCCGGCGTTCCAGGGCATCACCGAGGTGTGGGTCGGCGAGGGCGAGGCCCTGGCCCGCGTCGAGCCCACCCCGGAGCTGGCCGGCGACGCGGCCGGGCACCACCTGCACCCGGTGCTGCTGGACGCCTGCTTCCAGACCCTGCTCACCCCGCAGATCCTCACGGCACCGGAGGGCGGCACCGGGATCCGCCTGCCGCTGTCCATCGCCGAGCTGCGCACCAGCCCGGTCGGCGACCAGGCGCTGTGGGTGCACGCCACCATCACCCGCGAGGACGCCGACGAGCTGGTCGGCGACCTGGCCCTGCACGCGGTGGACGGCGGCCCGCTCGGCCGGGTCACCGGGTTCCGGGCGGCGGACGTGGAGAAGGCCACCACCTCGGTCGGCCTGGCCACCATCGACGGCTGGCTCGCCGAGACCGTGTGGCGGCCCGCGCCGCGCCCGGAGGCCGAGCTGGTCCCGGGCAGCACGCTCATCCTCGCCGACCGGGCCGGGCTCGGCGACTGGCTGGCCGACCTGCTCGTGGCGCGCGGCGGCCGGGTCACCGTGGTGCGGCGCGGTGAGCACTTCGAGCCCGACGGGCACGACGCCGTGGTGCACCTGTGGAACCTCGACCTGCCCACCCTGGACCGCGCGGTGACCGGCGACTTCGCCGAGTACACCGGGCACGGGGCCTACTCGCTGGTGGAGCTGGCGCAGCGGCTGACCGGCGGGCGCCTGCACATCGTCACCCGCGGCGCCCAGCCGGTGGGCGAGTCCCCGGTCGAACCGCTGGGCGCCCCGGCCTGGGGCATCGGGCGGGTGCTCTGGTACCAGGAGCTGCTGGCCTGCCGGGGCAAGCTCATCGACCTCGACCCGGCCACCGCCGAGGACCTGGAGGGCGAGGCCCGCGCGCTGCTGGCCGAACTGTCCACTGTGGACGAGGACGAGATCGCGCTGCGCGGCGAGGAGCGGTACACCAGCCGCCTCGCTCCGGCCGCCGACCTGGCCAGGCCCCTGCCGCCCCGGCTGCGCGGGGACGGCGCCTACCTGGTCACCGGCGCGTTCGGCGCCCTGGGCAAGCTGCTCTGCCGCACGCTGGTCAAGCGCGGTGCCCGCACCCTCATCCTGGTCGGCCGCTCCGCCAACGACCCGGAGTTCCTGGCCGGGCTGGCCGAGGCGGGGGTGCGCGCGGTGACCGCGAAGCTGGACATCACCGACGAGGCCGCGTTCACCTCGTGGCTCGCGGAGTACCGGCGGACCGGGCAGCCGATCCGGGGGGTGTTCCACCTCGCCGGGCAGGTCCGCGACACCCTGGTGCCCGAGATGGACCGGGCCACCTTCGACGCGGCGGCCAACCCGAAGATCCTCGGCGGCCACCTGCTGCACCGGCACCTGGCCGAGGAGCCCTTGGAGCACTTCGTGCTCTTCGCCAGCGTCGCCTCCGTGCTGACCACGGCCGGGCAGACCAACTACGCGGCGGGCAACGCTTTCCTGGACGCCCTCGCCCACCGCCGCCGAGCCGAGGGGCAGCCCGCGCTCAGCCTGGACTGGGGCCCCTGGGCCACCGGCATGATCGAGGAGCTGGGCCTGATCGAGCACTACCGCAACAGCCGGGGCATGACCTCGCTGGCCCCGGAGACCGGCATGGCCGTGCTGGAGCGCGTGCTCGGCCAGGACAAGGCACAGCTGCTGGTGGCCACCGTGGTCGACTGGCCGGTGTTCCTGTCCTGGTACTCGGTGCCGCCACCCCTGGTGCAGGACCTGGCCGCGAACGCGGCGGGTCCGGCCGCGGAGGGCACCGGGTTCCTGGAGGAGTTCCGCGCGGCCGGACCGGAGGAGCGTTCGCGCCTGGTGGCGGAGCGGTTCACCGAGATCGTCTCGACCGTGCTGCGCGTCAACGCCGACCAGGTCGACCCGGCCGCGGGCCTGTCCGTGCTGGGCCTGGACTCGCTGCTGGCCATGGAGCTTCGGGCGCGGATCAACACCGAGCTGCGGGTGGCGCTGCCGGTGGTGGCGCTGCTGTCCAACGCGCCGATCGCCGAGCTGGCCGAGAAGGTGCACGACGGCCTGACCGGGCTGCTGGCCGACGACGGTGCCGGCGACGGCGCGGTGGTGGAGCTGTTCACCGACGAGACCCAGTTCCCGCTGACACAGAACCAGAAGGCCCAGTTCTTCCTGCGCCAGCTCGACCCGGACGGCTTCGCCTACAACATCGGCGGCGCGGTCGAGGTGCGCACCGAGCTGGACCCGGAGCTGATGTTCCAGGCGGTGCGGGCGATGCTGGTGCGGCACCCGCAGCTGCGCACGAGCTTCCTGCTGGAGAAGGGCCACGCGGTCCAGCGCGTCAACGAGACCCCGCGCGAGGACGTGAAACTGTTCTCGGTGGAGGACCGGTCCTGGGACGAGATCCACCAGATGATCATCGAGGAGTACCGCAAGCCGTACGACCTCGAGCACGACGCGCTGATCCGGTTCCGCCTGTTCCGGCGGGCCCCGGACCGGTGGATCATCATGAAGGCCGTCCACCACATCATCTCCGACGCGATCTCCACCTTCACCTTCATCGAGGAGCTGCTGGAGACCTACGAGGGGCTGCGCGCCGGTACACCGGTGGAGCTGCCGCCGGTGCCCGCCCGGTACCTGGACTTCCTCAACTGGCAGAACCAGTTCCTGGCCTCCCGCGAGGCCGACGGCATGCTGGCCTACTGGCGGGACCACCTGCCCGCCCAGGTGCCGGTGCTGAACCTGCCGACGGACAAGCCGCGCCCGCTGGTGATGACCCACAACGGCGCCTCGGAGTTCTTCACCCTGGACACCGGCCTGACCTCGGCGGTGCACGAGCTGGCCCGGCAGCACAACGCCACGCCGTTCATGGTGCTGCTGGCCGCCTACTACCTGCTGCTGCACCGCTACACCGGGCAGGAGGAGCTGGTCGTCGGCTCGCCGGTGACCGGGCGCACGCAGGAGGAGTTCGGGTCGGTCTACGGCTACTTCGTCAACCCGCTGCCGCTGCACACCAGCCTGGCCGGCGAGCCGACCATCGGCGAGCTGATCCAGCAGGTGCGCACGACCGTCCTCAACGGACTCGACAACCAGGAGTACCCGTTCGTGCTCCTGGTGGACAAGCTGGGCCTGCAGCACGACCCGAGCCGGTCCGCGGTGTTCCAGGCGATGTTCATCCTGCTGCACCACAAGGTGGCCACCGAGAAGTACGGCTACCGCCTGGACTACATCGAGCTGCCGGAGGAGGAAGGCCAGTTCGACCTGACGCTCTCGGCGTACGAGGACGAGGCGGAGAAGCGGTTCCACTGCGTCTTCAAGTACAACACCGACCTCTTCCACGCCGAGACCGTGCGACGCCTGTCCCGGCACTTCACCACCGTCCTGAGTGGACTGGTCTCCGCGCCCGAGTCCACCCGCAGCACCAGGCTGGCCCTGCTGGAGGAGCCCGAGCAGCAGCGCCTGCTCCGGGAGTGGAGCGGCGCGGACCGCCGCCTGCCGGTCCAGCGGCCGGTCACCGAGCTGGTCACCGCCGCCGCGCTGCGCACCCCGGACGCGGTCGCGGTGAACAAGCCCGGCGGTGCGGCGCTGACCTACCGCGAGCTGGACCGCGAGTCCACCGCGGTGGCGCACCGCCTGCGCGAGCTGGGCGTGACCACCGGCTCGGTGGTGGCCCTGTGCCTGCCCAAGTCGCCGCGGCTGGTCACCACGCTGCTCGCGGTGCTCAAGGCCGGTGCCGCCTACCTGCCCCTGGACCCCGGCCACCCGGCCGACCGGCTGGCCTTCATGGTCGAGCACGCCGGGGCGGGCCTGGTCGTCACCGAGGACACCCTGGACACGCTGTTCGAGCCCGCCTCCGCCACGGACAACCCGCTGCCCGAGGTGAGCCTCACCGACCCGGCCTACGTGATCTACACCTCCGGTTCCACCGGCCGCCCCAAGGCCGCGCGGATCAGCCACCACAGCCTGGCCTCGGCCTACACCGCCTGGCAGGAGGAGTACTGCCTGGACGGCGAGGTGCGCACGCACCTGCAGCTGGCGAGCTTCGCCTTCGACGTCTTCACCGGCGACCTGGTCCGCGCCCTGTGCTCGGGCGGCCGGCTGGTCCTGGTCGACCGCGACCTGCTCTTCGACACCTCCGCCCTGTACGAGGCGATGGTGCGCGAGGGCGTGGACTGCGCCGAGTTCGTCCCGGCCGTGGTGCGCGGGCTGATGACGCACTGCGAGAGCTCCGGGGAACGCCTGGACTTCCTGCGGCTGCTCATCGTCGGCTCGGACTCCTGGAAGGTCGGCGAGTACCGGCGCCTGCGTGCCCTGTGCGGCCCGCAGACCCGCGTGGTCAACTCCTACGGCCTCACCGAGACCACCATCGACAGCACCTACTTCGAGGGCCCGGTCGACGGTCTGGAGGCGGGCGCGGGCGTGCCGATCGGGCGGCCCTTCCCCAACACCGAGCTGTACGTGCTGGACGCCCACGGCGACCTCGTCCCGCCCGGGGTGGGGGGTGAGCTGTGGATCGGCGGCGACGGCGTCGGCGAGGGCTACGTCAACGACGCCGAGCAGACCGCGCTGCGGTTCCTCACGCGGCAGCTCGGCGACCGGCGGATCCGCCTGTACCGCACCGGCGACCTGGCCCGTTGGGACGCCGACGGCCGCGTGCACCTGCTCGGCCGGGCCGACGGCCAGGTCAAGGTGCGCGGGCACCGTGTGGAGCTGGGCGAGATCGAGGCCGAGCTGGCCGCGTGGCCGGGCCTGGCGCAGGCCGTGGTCACCGTGCACAGCGAGAACGGGGAGAGCAGCCTGCGAGCGTACTGCGTGGGCGAGGACCTGGACTTCGGTGAGCTGCGCGCGAGCCTGGCCGAACGCCTGCCCACGTTCATGATCCCCGCGCACTTCCTGGCCCTGGACGAGGTGCCGCTGACCGCGAACGGCAAACTCGACCTGGCCGCGCTGCCCGAGCCCGAGGCGGGCGAGGATGTGCCCTACGAGGCGCCGGTGACGCTGTACGAGCAGCGCATGGCCAAGCACTGGAGCTCGCTGCTCGGTGTGGAGCAGGTGGGGCTGCGGCACGACTTCTTCGAGTGCGGCGGCAGCTCGATCAAGCTCATCGAGCTGATCTACCACCTGGGCGCGGAGTTCAACATCAGCATCCCGGTCAGCCAGCTGTTCACCGTGACCACGCTGCACGGCATGGCCAAGACGGTCGAGCACATCATCACCGGCCGCCTCGGCGGGGCGCAGCCGTACCTGGTGTTCAACCGCGCGGGCGAGGACAACGTGTTCTGCTTCCCGCCCGCCGGTGGCCACGGCCTGGTCTACCGCCAGCTGGCCGAGATCACGCCGGGGCGCAGGTTCACCGCGTTCAACTACCTCACCGGCGAGGACAAGGTCGCCCGCTACGCCGACCTGTGCGAGCAGCTGCAACCGGGCGAGCCGTACCGGCTCTTCGGCTACTCCCTCGGCGGCAACCTCGCCTTCGAGGTGGCCAAGGAGCTGGAGCGCCGGGGCCGCGAGGTCTCCCACGTGGTGATCATGGACTCGCGGCGCACGCCCGAGACCTACGAGCTGGGCCCGGAGCACCTCGCCCAGTTCGAGCACGAGCTGGCCGAGCACCTGCTGCGGCACACCGGTTCGGAGATCATCGCCGAGGAGACCCTGGGCCAGGCGCGGGAGTACCTGGAGTTCGCCAGCCGGACCCCGAACACCGGCCAGGTCCGGGCGGAGGTGGCGGTGATCTCCGATGAGCACAAGCTCGACTGGTACGCCGCCGACGCCCCCGGCAGCTGGTACGAGGCCTCCGAACGCACCGCCGCGGTGCACCGGGGCTCGGGTGCGCACGCCGAGATGCTCGACGGCGACCACCTGGCGCACAACGCCGCCCTGCTCGCGGCCGTGCTGAACGGAGGCGACACCGATGTCCGCTGA
- a CDS encoding sterol desaturase family protein → MTVDQPVLPRLTLLGRLAYPILLLAVVGTATAAIAGGWELGQVNFAFLLGTIGYLALLERLIPYQRAWHPTRKEWGWYGIYFIITVLGGAIASLIVSAILDWVATADPALPLWAEIPLALLLGSLASYAVHRAGHTNNFLWRLHGVHHVPEKVNVANNGVGHIVDVVFAQGVTQLSLALVGFSRESVFAVGLFVIAQGYFVHANIDVRIGWLNHVFGSPEQHRLHHSVNLRQAGHYSGDLSVWDHVFGSFTWKPGREPDGVGLHDPTSFPDTGRVLASQLQPWWRKARER, encoded by the coding sequence ATGACCGTCGACCAACCGGTGCTGCCCCGGCTGACCCTGCTGGGACGTCTCGCCTACCCGATCCTGCTCCTCGCGGTCGTCGGCACCGCCACCGCCGCCATCGCGGGCGGCTGGGAGCTCGGGCAGGTCAACTTCGCTTTCCTGCTCGGCACCATCGGCTACCTCGCGCTGCTGGAACGCCTCATCCCCTACCAGCGCGCCTGGCACCCCACCCGCAAGGAGTGGGGCTGGTACGGCATCTACTTCATCATCACGGTCCTCGGCGGGGCGATCGCCTCCCTGATCGTGTCCGCGATCCTGGACTGGGTCGCCACCGCTGACCCGGCGCTGCCCCTGTGGGCGGAGATCCCGCTCGCCCTGCTGCTCGGCTCGCTGGCCTCCTACGCCGTGCACCGCGCCGGGCACACCAACAACTTCCTGTGGCGCCTGCACGGCGTGCACCACGTGCCGGAGAAGGTCAACGTCGCCAACAACGGCGTCGGGCACATCGTCGACGTCGTCTTCGCCCAGGGCGTCACCCAGCTCAGCCTCGCCCTCGTCGGCTTCTCCCGCGAGTCGGTGTTCGCCGTGGGCCTGTTCGTCATCGCCCAGGGCTACTTCGTGCACGCCAACATCGACGTGCGCATCGGCTGGCTCAACCACGTCTTCGGCAGCCCCGAGCAGCACCGCCTGCACCACAGCGTGAACCTGCGCCAGGCCGGTCACTACTCCGGCGACCTCTCCGTCTGGGACCACGTCTTCGGCAGCTTCACCTGGAAACCCGGTCGGGAACCCGACGGCGTCGGGCTGCACGACCCCACCTCCTTCCCGGACACCGGCCGCGTGCTCGCCAGCCAGCTCCAGCCCTGGTGGCGCAAAGCCCGCGAACGCTAA
- a CDS encoding bacteriophage spanin2 family protein produces the protein MRAARPVATALLGLGLLAAVSGCGAVQQAADTANQVGNAATKLQVCGEALKAVTFSPDTTDPQKALEAAQQKGKELADLAAKAGDTTLKQAIDGVAKSMNEVTLQDLSAQSVQDWLQKKADLAAKVTQACAG, from the coding sequence ATGCGCGCAGCTCGTCCCGTGGCCACCGCCCTGCTGGGGCTGGGCCTCCTGGCCGCGGTGTCCGGCTGTGGCGCCGTCCAGCAGGCGGCCGACACCGCCAACCAGGTCGGCAACGCCGCCACCAAGCTCCAGGTGTGCGGTGAGGCGCTCAAGGCGGTCACCTTCTCCCCGGACACCACCGACCCGCAGAAGGCGCTGGAGGCTGCCCAGCAGAAGGGCAAGGAGCTGGCCGACCTGGCCGCCAAGGCCGGTGACACCACGCTCAAGCAGGCCATCGACGGCGTGGCCAAGAGCATGAACGAGGTCACCCTGCAGGACCTCAGCGCCCAGTCCGTGCAGGACTGGCTGCAGAAGAAGGCCGACCTGGCCGCGAAGGTCACCCAGGCCTGCGCGGGCTGA